The following are encoded together in the Lathyrus oleraceus cultivar Zhongwan6 chromosome 3, CAAS_Psat_ZW6_1.0, whole genome shotgun sequence genome:
- the LOC127128303 gene encoding uncharacterized protein LOC127128303 codes for MAGKELASSSFPSNFNPPNSNNDSSENNSSTFPTHPSNHFSRMGDNNEFMVSTTPINTNKNDTLVMPQPSSDRYMNLPQDPSEDLIKSSSRKRTDRHLGSKNRPKAHIIAEEDTQTFTELVVELLVERLLLLVLFSLMLLLLGKL; via the exons ATGGCAGGCAAAGAACTTGCATCCTCATCTTTTCCCTCAAATTTCAACCCTCCAAACTCCAACAATGACTCCTCAGAAAACAACTCTAGTACGTTTCCTACACACCCAAGTAATCATTTTTCTAGGATGGGAGACAACAATGAGTTCATGGTTTCTACAACACCCATCAATACCAACAAAAATGATACATTGGTGATGCCACAACCATCATCTGATAGATATATGAATCTCCCTCAAGATCCATCGGAGGACCTTATCAAATCTTCCTCTAGAAAGCGAACGGATAGACATTTGGGCTCTAAGAACAGGCCCAAAGCACACATCATTGCCGAGGAAGACACACAAACCTTCACAGAACTG GTGGTGGAGTTGTTGGTGGAAAGATTATTGTTGCTAGTGTTATTTTCATTAATGCTACTCTTACTTGGAAAATTGTGA
- the LOC127128304 gene encoding AT-hook motif nuclear-localized protein 28-like isoform X1, with amino-acid sequence MARKELASSSFPSNFNPPSSNNDSSENNHSMFPTHPDNPFSKRGGNNKFMVSIPPTITNNNDTLVMPQPSSAAPSSHRYMDLPQDPSEDVTKSSSRKRTGRPLGSKNKPKARIIVEEDTQTLTELVGLEIPIGEDIAENIIKYAQRRQANITVSRGFGLISNVVLLDPISRVPLLPIEGPIHMTTLFGTYINPNCQCTPTQFVTHLPCSSFTVYFSSPNGHAFGGVLGGKITAASVIFINVTLTRKIAIHKVVSTNINV; translated from the coding sequence ATGGCACGCAAAGAACTTGCATCCTCATCTTTTCCCTCAAATTTCAACCCACCAAGCTCCAACAATGACTCCTCAGAAAACAACCATAGTATGTTTCCTACACACCCAGATAATCCTTTTTCCAAGAGGGGAGGCAACAACAAGTTCATGGTTTCTATACCACCTACCATTACCAATAACAATGATACATTGGTGATGCCACAACCATCATCTGCAGCACCATCATCTCATAGATATATGGATCTCCCTCAAGATCCATCGGAGGACGTTACCAAATCCTCCTCTAGAAAGCGAACAGGTAGACCTTTGGGCTCTAAGAACAAGCCTAAAGCACGCATCATTGTCGAGGAAGACACACAAACCCTCACAGAACTAGTAGGACTTGAGATCCCAATAGGAGAAGATATTGCGGAGAACATAATCAAATATGCTCAACGACGTCAAGCTAACATAACAGTGTCGAGGGGTTTCGGTCTTATCTCTAATGTTGTCCTTCTTGATCCAATATCTCGTGTCCCATTATTACCCATCGAAGGACCCATACATATGACAACTTTATTTGGAACATATATAAATCCAAATTGTCAATGTACTCCTACACAATTCGTAACTCATCTACCATGTTCCTCTTTTACCGTATACTTCTCTAGTCCTAACGGACATGCGTTTGGTGGAGTTCTTGGAGGAAAGATTACTGCTGCTAGTGTCATTTTCATTAATGTCACTCTTACTAGGAAAATAGCGATCCACAAG